From the Burkholderia mayonis genome, one window contains:
- a CDS encoding AMP-binding protein, translated as MDNFCRMNLPATTDLPEFVFELPDLQFPARINCAAALLDAAVTERGWGDRVAIKTEFGVAWSYRDLFEYSNRIANMLVRDGGLVPGNRVLLHGTNHPFLAAAWFAIVKAGGVAVTTMPLLRAGEMSKVIAQAKVSHALCEASVSAELQAAMAAAPGVEFVRCYEADETGAFERLMREYPATFETVDTRADDPCIVAFTSGTTGRPKATVHFHRDVMAICHCFPQHVLKPDADDVFCGSPPLAFTFGLGALLLFPLSVGASVVLLQRAKPERLLAAIDAHRVSILFTAPAAYRAMLDAVDDHDISSLRKCVCAGEALPVPTRNAWLARTGIRIIDGIGATEMLHIFASADEARAKEGAIGKAVPGYRLAILDEHGERLPPYHVGRLAVQGPTGCRYLNDARQGDYVQHGWNLTGDAAYLDEEGYLFYQARADDLIISLGYTISPAEVEEAMLHHADVLECGVVGAPDERGGTVVCAHVVLRPGVSGSDALTAALQQHVKALIAPYKYPRRIEYHASGLPRNESGKLQRFKLRQAAEDAQAA; from the coding sequence ATGGACAACTTTTGCCGCATGAATCTGCCTGCAACAACCGATCTGCCGGAGTTCGTCTTCGAGTTGCCGGACCTGCAGTTTCCGGCGCGCATCAATTGCGCGGCGGCGCTCCTCGATGCCGCCGTGACCGAGCGCGGCTGGGGCGATCGCGTCGCGATCAAGACCGAATTCGGCGTCGCGTGGTCGTATCGCGATCTGTTCGAATACAGCAACCGGATCGCGAACATGCTGGTGCGCGACGGCGGCCTCGTTCCGGGCAACCGGGTGCTGCTGCACGGAACCAATCATCCGTTCCTCGCCGCCGCGTGGTTCGCGATCGTCAAGGCGGGCGGCGTCGCCGTGACGACGATGCCGCTGCTGCGCGCGGGCGAGATGTCGAAAGTCATCGCGCAGGCGAAGGTTTCGCATGCGCTCTGCGAGGCATCGGTGTCGGCGGAATTGCAGGCGGCCATGGCGGCCGCGCCTGGCGTCGAATTCGTCCGCTGCTACGAAGCGGACGAGACTGGCGCGTTCGAGCGGTTGATGCGCGAGTACCCGGCCACGTTCGAGACGGTCGACACGCGAGCCGACGATCCGTGCATCGTCGCGTTCACGTCCGGCACGACCGGGCGGCCGAAGGCGACCGTGCATTTCCATCGCGACGTGATGGCGATCTGCCATTGCTTCCCGCAGCACGTGCTGAAGCCCGACGCGGACGACGTGTTCTGCGGCTCGCCGCCGCTCGCGTTTACGTTCGGCCTCGGCGCGCTGCTGCTGTTTCCGCTGAGCGTCGGCGCGAGCGTCGTGCTGTTGCAGCGGGCGAAGCCGGAGCGGCTGCTCGCCGCGATCGACGCGCATCGCGTCAGCATCCTCTTCACCGCGCCGGCCGCCTATCGCGCGATGCTCGACGCCGTCGACGATCATGACATCTCGAGCCTGCGCAAATGCGTGTGCGCGGGCGAGGCGCTGCCGGTGCCGACGCGCAACGCGTGGCTGGCCCGGACGGGCATCCGCATCATCGATGGCATCGGCGCGACCGAGATGCTGCACATCTTCGCGTCGGCGGATGAAGCGCGGGCGAAGGAAGGGGCGATCGGAAAGGCGGTGCCCGGCTACCGGCTCGCGATCCTCGACGAGCACGGCGAGCGTCTGCCGCCTTACCACGTCGGCCGCCTCGCGGTGCAGGGGCCGACCGGCTGCCGCTATCTGAACGACGCGCGGCAGGGCGACTACGTGCAGCACGGCTGGAACTTGACGGGCGATGCCGCGTATCTCGACGAGGAAGGCTACCTGTTCTACCAGGCGCGCGCCGACGATCTGATCATCAGCCTCGGCTACACCATTTCGCCCGCCGAAGTCGAGGAAGCGATGCTGCACCACGCGGACGTGCTCGAGTGCGGCGTCGTCGGCGCGCCCGACGAGCGCGGCGGCACGGTCGTGTGCGCGCACGTCGTGCTGCGCCCCGGCGTGAGCGGCTCCGATGCGTTGACGGCGGCGCTCCAGCAGCACGTGAAGGCGCTGATCGCGCCTTACAAGTATCCGCGGCGCATCGAGTATCACGCGAGCGGACTGCCGCGCAACGAGTCCGGCAAGCTGCAGCGCTTCAAGCTGCGACAGGCGGCCGAGGACGCGCAAGCGGCCTGA
- a CDS encoding 3-oxoacyl-ACP synthase III family protein has protein sequence MSYNVRMASLACNLPSRLLRNDDPAFDEVEPIPSEWWHFWGIKSRYVIDPRAGESELAMAEHTARQALARADVEAADLDLVLFNITSPFVTAEGGARRFAPRLARTLRDRLGAHRALDADVEMECASFVLQLQLATNLIKQGRVKRALVCSSERMSSVVDYASKSSTTFGDGAAAAVLVADAHDPQGADWLNAVYRSDATHYDLATMQWRYPKPAANRDEAERQAERFGAYFTLKPEAQEQIARFMPEAIPDIVDRLLRKSGLNTDDIDAMVFHQPSEILVRAWAQRLGLAPDQYVIRLADCACLVSAAVPLALYESIRSGVVKPGSQVVIAGAGAGWGFGAQLWRWGETVVTDADSTVDAAEADHAA, from the coding sequence ATGTCCTACAACGTTCGTATGGCCAGTTTGGCGTGCAATCTGCCGTCGCGGTTGCTGCGCAACGACGATCCGGCTTTCGACGAAGTCGAGCCGATCCCTTCCGAGTGGTGGCACTTCTGGGGAATCAAATCGCGCTACGTGATCGATCCGCGCGCGGGCGAATCCGAGCTGGCGATGGCGGAGCACACGGCGCGCCAGGCGCTCGCGCGCGCAGACGTCGAGGCGGCCGATCTCGATCTCGTGCTGTTCAACATCACGTCGCCGTTCGTCACCGCCGAAGGCGGCGCAAGGCGCTTCGCGCCGCGGCTCGCGCGCACGCTGCGCGATCGGCTCGGTGCGCACCGCGCGCTCGACGCCGACGTCGAAATGGAATGCGCGAGCTTCGTGCTGCAACTGCAGCTCGCGACGAACCTGATCAAGCAAGGGCGCGTCAAGCGGGCGCTCGTGTGCTCGTCGGAGCGGATGTCGTCGGTCGTCGACTATGCGAGCAAGTCGTCGACGACGTTCGGCGACGGCGCGGCGGCCGCGGTGCTCGTCGCCGACGCGCACGATCCGCAAGGCGCCGACTGGCTGAACGCGGTCTATCGCAGCGACGCGACGCACTACGATCTCGCGACGATGCAATGGCGCTACCCGAAGCCCGCGGCGAACCGCGACGAAGCGGAGCGTCAGGCCGAGCGCTTCGGCGCGTATTTCACGCTGAAGCCGGAGGCGCAGGAGCAGATCGCGCGCTTCATGCCCGAGGCGATTCCCGACATCGTCGACCGGCTGCTGCGCAAGAGCGGCCTGAACACGGACGACATCGACGCGATGGTGTTCCATCAGCCGTCGGAGATCCTCGTTCGCGCGTGGGCGCAGCGCCTCGGTCTCGCGCCGGACCAATACGTGATTCGTCTTGCCGACTGCGCGTGCCTCGTGTCGGCCGCGGTGCCGCTCGCGCTTTACGAATCGATCCGCAGCGGCGTCGTCAAGCCGGGCTCGCAGGTGGTGATCGCGGGCGCGGGCGCCGGCTGGGGCTTCGGCGCGCAGCTATGGCGCTGGGGCGAAACGGTCGTGACCGACGCGGATTCGACCGTCGATGCCGCGGAGGCCGATCATGCCGCGTAA
- a CDS encoding ketoacyl-ACP synthase III → MPRNLVIAGLGYALPERIVDNDEIASVIDTSDEFIRTRTGVLHRRYLAPGQQLADLACPAAGRAMADAGVTPADIDLLIVNTLSPDHHDPSQACYIQPRLGLREVPCFDIRAQCSGGLYGIEIARHFLASGLYRNVLLICAEALSRRIDTSNAGRNLSILLSDGAAAMVLQGQADATRGLVDLSLGADGTQFDLLQTEAPGAKRPNFIDADDIAAGRHYFRMRGADMFEDATRRIVDACRQMLDKHKLTLGDIGLVVPHQPNLRIIDAVIEQLGLPRERCMISVEHLGNMASAAFPVALALAHEQGRMRAGQLNLLVTYGAGATWACALYRS, encoded by the coding sequence ATGCCGCGTAACCTCGTCATCGCCGGGCTCGGGTATGCGCTGCCGGAGCGGATCGTGGACAACGACGAGATCGCGAGCGTCATCGACACGAGCGACGAATTCATCCGCACCCGCACCGGCGTGCTGCATCGCCGCTACCTCGCGCCCGGCCAGCAACTGGCGGACCTCGCGTGCCCGGCCGCCGGGCGGGCGATGGCCGACGCCGGCGTGACGCCGGCCGACATCGACCTGCTGATCGTCAACACGCTGTCGCCGGATCATCACGATCCGTCGCAGGCGTGCTACATCCAGCCGCGGCTCGGGCTGCGCGAGGTTCCGTGCTTCGACATCCGGGCGCAATGCAGCGGCGGGCTGTACGGGATCGAAATCGCGCGGCATTTCCTCGCGAGCGGCCTGTATCGCAACGTGCTGCTGATCTGCGCGGAAGCGCTGTCGCGGCGGATCGACACGAGCAACGCGGGCCGCAACCTGTCGATCCTGCTGAGCGACGGCGCCGCCGCGATGGTGCTGCAAGGGCAGGCCGACGCGACGCGCGGCCTCGTCGACCTGTCGCTCGGCGCGGACGGCACGCAGTTCGATCTGCTGCAGACGGAGGCGCCCGGCGCGAAGCGGCCGAACTTCATCGATGCCGACGACATCGCGGCGGGCCGCCACTACTTCCGGATGCGCGGCGCGGACATGTTCGAGGACGCGACGCGCCGCATCGTCGACGCATGCCGTCAGATGCTGGACAAGCACAAGCTGACGCTCGGCGACATCGGGCTCGTCGTGCCGCACCAGCCGAACCTGCGGATCATCGACGCGGTGATCGAGCAACTCGGCCTGCCGCGCGAGCGCTGCATGATCTCCGTCGAGCACCTCGGCAACATGGCGAGCGCCGCGTTTCCGGTCGCGCTCGCGCTCGCGCACGAGCAAGGGCGCATGCGAGCCGGGCAACTGAACCTGCTGGTGACCTACGGCGCGGGCGCTACCTGGGCGTGCGCGCTCTATCGGAGCTGA
- a CDS encoding MBL fold metallo-hydrolase — MQHCTPGWIDSQLAIVGSAEVPLYVVVNDEAATLIEGGLSGMTELVWRQLHDLLKDYGGIRHLRYWLITHSHYDHCSLLGTLKARMPWLHVVGSPGTADALQSPSACRTIRKLDAQASVAWEPVAEADLADLSEVPLYPVNPGTALDIGEGMRMRAIALPGHSVCLFGYHCPQLDLLFVSDALGEYHGPTQWLPLVFQDLSAYRQSLAVIERQQAARIALGHHGIVGGDVARHAVRHARAGLAARDDEACAARGDAAATRALAQQWTERYAARSAKVVPRTLHLKSMERMIDLFQRAA, encoded by the coding sequence ATGCAGCACTGCACCCCTGGCTGGATCGACTCGCAGCTCGCCATCGTCGGAAGCGCGGAAGTGCCGCTGTACGTGGTCGTCAACGACGAAGCCGCGACGCTGATCGAAGGCGGGTTGAGCGGCATGACCGAACTGGTGTGGCGACAGCTTCACGATCTGCTGAAGGACTACGGCGGCATCCGGCATCTGCGCTACTGGCTGATCACGCATTCGCACTATGACCATTGCAGCCTGCTCGGGACATTGAAGGCGCGGATGCCGTGGCTGCACGTGGTCGGCTCGCCCGGCACCGCTGACGCGCTGCAGAGCCCGTCCGCGTGCAGGACGATCAGAAAGCTCGATGCTCAGGCGTCCGTTGCGTGGGAGCCGGTCGCCGAAGCCGATCTCGCGGACCTGTCCGAAGTCCCGCTGTACCCGGTCAATCCGGGCACGGCGCTCGACATCGGCGAAGGGATGCGGATGCGCGCGATCGCGCTGCCGGGCCACAGCGTCTGCCTGTTCGGCTATCACTGCCCGCAGCTCGACCTGCTGTTCGTGTCGGACGCGCTCGGCGAATACCACGGGCCGACGCAGTGGCTGCCCCTCGTGTTCCAGGATCTGTCCGCGTACCGGCAGTCGCTCGCCGTCATCGAGCGGCAGCAGGCAGCGCGGATCGCGCTGGGCCATCACGGGATCGTCGGCGGCGACGTCGCGCGGCACGCGGTCCGGCACGCGCGAGCCGGCCTCGCGGCGCGCGACGACGAAGCGTGCGCGGCGCGCGGCGATGCGGCCGCGACGCGCGCGCTCGCGCAGCAATGGACCGAGCGCTATGCGGCGCGCAGCGCGAAAGTGGTGCCGCGCACGCTGCATCTGAAGAGCATGGAACGAATGATCGACCTGTTCCAGCGCGCCGCATAG